A window of the Nycticebus coucang isolate mNycCou1 chromosome 3, mNycCou1.pri, whole genome shotgun sequence genome harbors these coding sequences:
- the HOOK2 gene encoding protein Hook homolog 2 isoform X5 → MSVDKAKLFADVPRFTPLCQPTGPEQRPCHSLCAEPDINNLKMILHSLLEYSQDILVHPVSEEHLPDVSLIGEFSDPAELGKLLQLVLGCAISCEKKQEHIQRIMTLEESVQHMVMEAIQELMTKDTPDSLLPETYGNFDNQSRRYYFLSEEAEEGDELQQRCLDLERQLVLLSEEKQSLVQENTALRERVGQPEGEGAAGLTAKKLLLLQSQVEQLQEENFRLESGREDEHLHCVELEREVTELQQQNQALTSLAQEAQALKDEMDELRQSSERAGQLEATLTSCQRRLGELRELRRQVRQLEERNASHAERTQQLKNELRRAGSLRAQLEAQRLQVQELQGQWQEEAMKAEKWLFECRNLEEKYELVAKEKERLLAERDSLREANEELRCAQLQPRGLIQTDPSQAPTSPAVETLAAEILPAELSRDTLLRLESENKRLCRQEAADRERQEELQRHLEEANRARHVLETQHRLNQQQLSELRAQVEDLQKALQEQGGKTEDPTLLKRKLEEHLQKLHEADVELQRKREYIEELEPSTDSSTAQRIEQLQHSLQKKEADLKAMEERYRHYVDRARTVIQTMEPKQQLPQGAPLELQSLRTQLRERDIQIRHLEMDFEKNRSQREQEEKLLISAWYNMGMALQQQDGEERAPSHAQSFLAQQRLATNARRGPLGRLASPNLRFIDKH, encoded by the exons ATGAGCGTGGACAAGGCCAAGCTAT TTGCAGACGTTCCACGTTTCACCCCCCTGTGCCAGCCCACAGGACCTGAGCAGCGGCCTTGCCATAGCCTATGTGCTGAACCAGAT ATAAACAATCTGAAGATGATCTTACACAGCTTGCTGGAATACTCCCAAGAT ATCCTGGTGCATCCTGTGTCAGAAGAGCACCTCCCAGATGTAAGCCTCATTGGTGAATTCTCAGACCCTGCTGAGCTTGGCAAGCTGCTTCAGCTGGTGCTGGGCTGTGCCATCAGCTGCGAGAAAAAGCAGG AGCACATCCAGAGGATCATGACACTGGAGGAATCGGTTCAGCACATGGTGATGGAAGCCATCCAAGAG CTCATGACCAAAGACACTCCTGACTCCCTGTTGCCAGAGACATATGGCAACTTTGATAACCAG TCACGCAGGTACTATTTTCTAAgtgaggaggcagaggaaggggaTGAACTTCAGCAGCGCTGTCTAGACCTGGAGCGGCAG CTTGTGCTCTTGTCAGAGGAGAAGCAGAGCCTGGTGCAGGAGAACACAGCACTGCGGGAACGGGTGGGCCAGCCTGAGGGTGAGGGTGCTGCTGGCCTCACTGCCAagaagctgctgctgctgcagtctCAGGTGGAACAGTTGCAGGAGGAGAACTTCAG GCTAGAGAGTGGCCGAGAGGATGAGCATCTGCACTGTGTGGAGCTGGAGCGGGAGGTCACAGAGCTGCAGCAGCAGAACCAGGCACTTACCAGCCTGGCCCAGGAGGCACAGGCCCTGAAGGATGAGATGGATGAGTTGCG GCAGTCCTCAGAGCGCGCTGGGCAGTTGGAGGCCACGCTGACCAGTTGCCAGCGCCGCTTGGGAGAGCTGAGGGAGCTACGGCGGCAGGTGCGGCAGCTAGAGGAGCGCAACGCCAGCCACGCAGAGCGTACACAGCAGCTGAAGAACGAACTGCGCAGGGCCGGGTCCCTGCGCGCCCAGCTAGAAGCACAGCGACTACAG GTGCAGGAACTACAGGGCCAGTGGCAAGAAGAGGCCATGAAGGCAGAGAAATGGTTATTTGAGTGTCGCAACCTGGAGGAAAAGTATGAGTTGGTGGCAAAGGAAAAGGAG CGGCTGTTGGCGGAACGGGACTCCCTGCGGGAGGCCAATGAAGAACTGCGCTGTGCCCAGCTGCAGCCACGGGGCTTGATCCAGACTG ACCCCTCACAGGCTCCCACCTCACCTGCTGTGGAGACCTTAGCAGCGGAGATCCTGCCAGCAGAACTCAG CAGGGATACTCTCTTGAGGCTGGAGTCGGAGAACAAGCGGCTGTGCCGGCAGGAAGCAGCCGACCGCGAGCGGCAGGAAGAGCTGCAGCGCCACCTAGAGGAGGCCAACCGCGCGCGCCATGTGCTGGAGACGCAACACCG GCTGAACCAGCAGCAGCTGTCGGAGCTGCGGGCCCAGGTGGAGGACCTGCAGAAAGCCCTGCAGGAGCAGGGGGGCAAGACAGAGGAC CCCACCCTGCTGAAGAGGAAGCTGGAGGAACACCT GCAGAAGCTACATGAGGCAGATGTGGAGCTGCAGAGGAAGCGTGAGTACATTGAAGAACTGGAGCCATCAACTGACAGCAGCA CAGCCCAGCGGATTGAGCAGCTACAGCACAGCCTGCAGAAGAAGGAAGCTGACTTGAAGGCCATGGAGGAGAGGTACCGCCACTACGTGGACAGGGCACGCACG GTCATACAGACCATGGAACCCAAGCAGCAGCTACCCCAAGGAGCACCCCTGGAACTCCAATCCCTGAGGACACAGCTTCGAGAGCGAGACATTCAAATCCGACACCTGGAG ATGGACTTTGAGAAAAATCGAAGTCAGCGGGAACAGGAAGAAAAGCTGCTCATTAGTGCATGGTATAATATG GGCATGGCCTTGCAGCAGCAAGATGGTGAAGAGCGGGCACCTTCCCATGCCCAGTCATTCTTGGCACAGCAGCGGCTAGCCACCAATGCTCGCCGTGGACCCTTAGGACGCCTGGCATCTCCGAACCTTCGCTTCATTGACAAGCACTGA
- the HOOK2 gene encoding protein Hook homolog 2 isoform X6: MWVSAHLVADVPRFTPLCQPTGPEQRPCHSLCAEPDINNLKMILHSLLEYSQDILVHPVSEEHLPDVSLIGEFSDPAELGKLLQLVLGCAISCEKKQEHIQRIMTLEESVQHMVMEAIQELMTKDTPDSLLPETYGNFDNQSRRYYFLSEEAEEGDELQQRCLDLERQLVLLSEEKQSLVQENTALRERVGQPEGEGAAGLTAKKLLLLQSQVEQLQEENFRLESGREDEHLHCVELEREVTELQQQNQALTSLAQEAQALKDEMDELRQSSERAGQLEATLTSCQRRLGELRELRRQVRQLEERNASHAERTQQLKNELRRAGSLRAQLEAQRLQVQELQGQWQEEAMKAEKWLFECRNLEEKYELVAKEKERLLAERDSLREANEELRCAQLQPRGLIQTDPSQAPTSPAVETLAAEILPAELSRDTLLRLESENKRLCRQEAADRERQEELQRHLEEANRARHVLETQHRLNQQQLSELRAQVEDLQKALQEQGGKTEDPTLLKRKLEEHLQKLHEADVELQRKREYIEELEPSTDSSTAQRIEQLQHSLQKKEADLKAMEERYRHYVDRARTVIQTMEPKQQLPQGAPLELQSLRTQLRERDIQIRHLEMDFEKNRSQREQEEKLLISAWYNMGMALQQQDGEERAPSHAQSFLAQQRLATNARRGPLGRLASPNLRFIDKH; encoded by the exons ATGTGGGTCTCTGCTCACCTGG TTGCAGACGTTCCACGTTTCACCCCCCTGTGCCAGCCCACAGGACCTGAGCAGCGGCCTTGCCATAGCCTATGTGCTGAACCAGAT ATAAACAATCTGAAGATGATCTTACACAGCTTGCTGGAATACTCCCAAGAT ATCCTGGTGCATCCTGTGTCAGAAGAGCACCTCCCAGATGTAAGCCTCATTGGTGAATTCTCAGACCCTGCTGAGCTTGGCAAGCTGCTTCAGCTGGTGCTGGGCTGTGCCATCAGCTGCGAGAAAAAGCAGG AGCACATCCAGAGGATCATGACACTGGAGGAATCGGTTCAGCACATGGTGATGGAAGCCATCCAAGAG CTCATGACCAAAGACACTCCTGACTCCCTGTTGCCAGAGACATATGGCAACTTTGATAACCAG TCACGCAGGTACTATTTTCTAAgtgaggaggcagaggaaggggaTGAACTTCAGCAGCGCTGTCTAGACCTGGAGCGGCAG CTTGTGCTCTTGTCAGAGGAGAAGCAGAGCCTGGTGCAGGAGAACACAGCACTGCGGGAACGGGTGGGCCAGCCTGAGGGTGAGGGTGCTGCTGGCCTCACTGCCAagaagctgctgctgctgcagtctCAGGTGGAACAGTTGCAGGAGGAGAACTTCAG GCTAGAGAGTGGCCGAGAGGATGAGCATCTGCACTGTGTGGAGCTGGAGCGGGAGGTCACAGAGCTGCAGCAGCAGAACCAGGCACTTACCAGCCTGGCCCAGGAGGCACAGGCCCTGAAGGATGAGATGGATGAGTTGCG GCAGTCCTCAGAGCGCGCTGGGCAGTTGGAGGCCACGCTGACCAGTTGCCAGCGCCGCTTGGGAGAGCTGAGGGAGCTACGGCGGCAGGTGCGGCAGCTAGAGGAGCGCAACGCCAGCCACGCAGAGCGTACACAGCAGCTGAAGAACGAACTGCGCAGGGCCGGGTCCCTGCGCGCCCAGCTAGAAGCACAGCGACTACAG GTGCAGGAACTACAGGGCCAGTGGCAAGAAGAGGCCATGAAGGCAGAGAAATGGTTATTTGAGTGTCGCAACCTGGAGGAAAAGTATGAGTTGGTGGCAAAGGAAAAGGAG CGGCTGTTGGCGGAACGGGACTCCCTGCGGGAGGCCAATGAAGAACTGCGCTGTGCCCAGCTGCAGCCACGGGGCTTGATCCAGACTG ACCCCTCACAGGCTCCCACCTCACCTGCTGTGGAGACCTTAGCAGCGGAGATCCTGCCAGCAGAACTCAG CAGGGATACTCTCTTGAGGCTGGAGTCGGAGAACAAGCGGCTGTGCCGGCAGGAAGCAGCCGACCGCGAGCGGCAGGAAGAGCTGCAGCGCCACCTAGAGGAGGCCAACCGCGCGCGCCATGTGCTGGAGACGCAACACCG GCTGAACCAGCAGCAGCTGTCGGAGCTGCGGGCCCAGGTGGAGGACCTGCAGAAAGCCCTGCAGGAGCAGGGGGGCAAGACAGAGGAC CCCACCCTGCTGAAGAGGAAGCTGGAGGAACACCT GCAGAAGCTACATGAGGCAGATGTGGAGCTGCAGAGGAAGCGTGAGTACATTGAAGAACTGGAGCCATCAACTGACAGCAGCA CAGCCCAGCGGATTGAGCAGCTACAGCACAGCCTGCAGAAGAAGGAAGCTGACTTGAAGGCCATGGAGGAGAGGTACCGCCACTACGTGGACAGGGCACGCACG GTCATACAGACCATGGAACCCAAGCAGCAGCTACCCCAAGGAGCACCCCTGGAACTCCAATCCCTGAGGACACAGCTTCGAGAGCGAGACATTCAAATCCGACACCTGGAG ATGGACTTTGAGAAAAATCGAAGTCAGCGGGAACAGGAAGAAAAGCTGCTCATTAGTGCATGGTATAATATG GGCATGGCCTTGCAGCAGCAAGATGGTGAAGAGCGGGCACCTTCCCATGCCCAGTCATTCTTGGCACAGCAGCGGCTAGCCACCAATGCTCGCCGTGGACCCTTAGGACGCCTGGCATCTCCGAACCTTCGCTTCATTGACAAGCACTGA
- the HOOK2 gene encoding protein Hook homolog 2 isoform X4, producing MSVDKAKLCGSLLTWLQTFHVSPPCASPQDLSSGLAIAYVLNQIDPSWFNEAWLQGISDDPGPNWKLKINNLKMILHSLLEYSQDILVHPVSEEHLPDVSLIGEFSDPAELGKLLQLVLGCAISCEKKQEHIQRIMTLEESVQHMVMEAIQELMTKDTPDSLLPETYGNFDNQLVLLSEEKQSLVQENTALRERVGQPEGEGAAGLTAKKLLLLQSQVEQLQEENFRLESGREDEHLHCVELEREVTELQQQNQALTSLAQEAQALKDEMDELRQSSERAGQLEATLTSCQRRLGELRELRRQVRQLEERNASHAERTQQLKNELRRAGSLRAQLEAQRLQVQELQGQWQEEAMKAEKWLFECRNLEEKYELVAKEKERLLAERDSLREANEELRCAQLQPRGLIQTDPSQAPTSPAVETLAAEILPAELSRDTLLRLESENKRLCRQEAADRERQEELQRHLEEANRARHVLETQHRLNQQQLSELRAQVEDLQKALQEQGGKTEDPTLLKRKLEEHLQKLHEADVELQRKREYIEELEPSTDSSTAQRIEQLQHSLQKKEADLKAMEERYRHYVDRARTVIQTMEPKQQLPQGAPLELQSLRTQLRERDIQIRHLEMDFEKNRSQREQEEKLLISAWYNMGMALQQQDGEERAPSHAQSFLAQQRLATNARRGPLGRLASPNLRFIDKH from the exons ATGAGCGTGGACAAGGCCAAGCTATGTGGGTCTCTGCTCACCTGG TTGCAGACGTTCCACGTTTCACCCCCCTGTGCCAGCCCACAGGACCTGAGCAGCGGCCTTGCCATAGCCTATGTGCTGAACCAGAT AGACCCCTCCTGGTTCAATGAAGCATGGCTCCAGGGCATCTCAGACGACCCAGGTCCCAACTGGAAGCTGAAG ATAAACAATCTGAAGATGATCTTACACAGCTTGCTGGAATACTCCCAAGAT ATCCTGGTGCATCCTGTGTCAGAAGAGCACCTCCCAGATGTAAGCCTCATTGGTGAATTCTCAGACCCTGCTGAGCTTGGCAAGCTGCTTCAGCTGGTGCTGGGCTGTGCCATCAGCTGCGAGAAAAAGCAGG AGCACATCCAGAGGATCATGACACTGGAGGAATCGGTTCAGCACATGGTGATGGAAGCCATCCAAGAG CTCATGACCAAAGACACTCCTGACTCCCTGTTGCCAGAGACATATGGCAACTTTGATAACCAG CTTGTGCTCTTGTCAGAGGAGAAGCAGAGCCTGGTGCAGGAGAACACAGCACTGCGGGAACGGGTGGGCCAGCCTGAGGGTGAGGGTGCTGCTGGCCTCACTGCCAagaagctgctgctgctgcagtctCAGGTGGAACAGTTGCAGGAGGAGAACTTCAG GCTAGAGAGTGGCCGAGAGGATGAGCATCTGCACTGTGTGGAGCTGGAGCGGGAGGTCACAGAGCTGCAGCAGCAGAACCAGGCACTTACCAGCCTGGCCCAGGAGGCACAGGCCCTGAAGGATGAGATGGATGAGTTGCG GCAGTCCTCAGAGCGCGCTGGGCAGTTGGAGGCCACGCTGACCAGTTGCCAGCGCCGCTTGGGAGAGCTGAGGGAGCTACGGCGGCAGGTGCGGCAGCTAGAGGAGCGCAACGCCAGCCACGCAGAGCGTACACAGCAGCTGAAGAACGAACTGCGCAGGGCCGGGTCCCTGCGCGCCCAGCTAGAAGCACAGCGACTACAG GTGCAGGAACTACAGGGCCAGTGGCAAGAAGAGGCCATGAAGGCAGAGAAATGGTTATTTGAGTGTCGCAACCTGGAGGAAAAGTATGAGTTGGTGGCAAAGGAAAAGGAG CGGCTGTTGGCGGAACGGGACTCCCTGCGGGAGGCCAATGAAGAACTGCGCTGTGCCCAGCTGCAGCCACGGGGCTTGATCCAGACTG ACCCCTCACAGGCTCCCACCTCACCTGCTGTGGAGACCTTAGCAGCGGAGATCCTGCCAGCAGAACTCAG CAGGGATACTCTCTTGAGGCTGGAGTCGGAGAACAAGCGGCTGTGCCGGCAGGAAGCAGCCGACCGCGAGCGGCAGGAAGAGCTGCAGCGCCACCTAGAGGAGGCCAACCGCGCGCGCCATGTGCTGGAGACGCAACACCG GCTGAACCAGCAGCAGCTGTCGGAGCTGCGGGCCCAGGTGGAGGACCTGCAGAAAGCCCTGCAGGAGCAGGGGGGCAAGACAGAGGAC CCCACCCTGCTGAAGAGGAAGCTGGAGGAACACCT GCAGAAGCTACATGAGGCAGATGTGGAGCTGCAGAGGAAGCGTGAGTACATTGAAGAACTGGAGCCATCAACTGACAGCAGCA CAGCCCAGCGGATTGAGCAGCTACAGCACAGCCTGCAGAAGAAGGAAGCTGACTTGAAGGCCATGGAGGAGAGGTACCGCCACTACGTGGACAGGGCACGCACG GTCATACAGACCATGGAACCCAAGCAGCAGCTACCCCAAGGAGCACCCCTGGAACTCCAATCCCTGAGGACACAGCTTCGAGAGCGAGACATTCAAATCCGACACCTGGAG ATGGACTTTGAGAAAAATCGAAGTCAGCGGGAACAGGAAGAAAAGCTGCTCATTAGTGCATGGTATAATATG GGCATGGCCTTGCAGCAGCAAGATGGTGAAGAGCGGGCACCTTCCCATGCCCAGTCATTCTTGGCACAGCAGCGGCTAGCCACCAATGCTCGCCGTGGACCCTTAGGACGCCTGGCATCTCCGAACCTTCGCTTCATTGACAAGCACTGA
- the HOOK2 gene encoding protein Hook homolog 2 isoform X3: MSVDKAKLCGSLLTWLQTFHVSPPCASPQDLSSGLAIAYVLNQIDPSWFNEAWLQGISDDPGPNWKLKINNLKMILHSLLEYSQDILVHPVSEEHLPDVSLIGEFSDPAELGKLLQLVLGCAISCEKKQEHIQRIMTLEESVQHMVMEAIQELMTKDTPDSLLPETYGNFDNQSRRYYFLSEEAEEGDELQQRCLDLERQLVLLSEEKQSLVQENTALRERVGQPEGEGAAGLTAKKLLLLQSQVEQLQEENFRLESGREDEHLHCVELEREVTELQQQNQALTSLAQEAQALKDEMDELRQSSERAGQLEATLTSCQRRLGELRELRRQVRQLEERNASHAERTQQLKNELRRAGSLRAQLEAQRLQVQELQGQWQEEAMKAEKWLFECRNLEEKYELVAKEKERLLAERDSLREANEELRCAQLQPRGLIQTDPSQAPTSPAVETLAAEILPAELSRDTLLRLESENKRLCRQEAADRERQEELQRHLEEANRARHVLETQHRLNQQQLSELRAQVEDLQKALQEQGGKTEDPTLLKRKLEEHLQKLHEADVELQRKREYIEELEPSTDSSTQRIEQLQHSLQKKEADLKAMEERYRHYVDRARTVIQTMEPKQQLPQGAPLELQSLRTQLRERDIQIRHLEMDFEKNRSQREQEEKLLISAWYNMGMALQQQDGEERAPSHAQSFLAQQRLATNARRGPLGRLASPNLRFIDKH, encoded by the exons ATGAGCGTGGACAAGGCCAAGCTATGTGGGTCTCTGCTCACCTGG TTGCAGACGTTCCACGTTTCACCCCCCTGTGCCAGCCCACAGGACCTGAGCAGCGGCCTTGCCATAGCCTATGTGCTGAACCAGAT AGACCCCTCCTGGTTCAATGAAGCATGGCTCCAGGGCATCTCAGACGACCCAGGTCCCAACTGGAAGCTGAAG ATAAACAATCTGAAGATGATCTTACACAGCTTGCTGGAATACTCCCAAGAT ATCCTGGTGCATCCTGTGTCAGAAGAGCACCTCCCAGATGTAAGCCTCATTGGTGAATTCTCAGACCCTGCTGAGCTTGGCAAGCTGCTTCAGCTGGTGCTGGGCTGTGCCATCAGCTGCGAGAAAAAGCAGG AGCACATCCAGAGGATCATGACACTGGAGGAATCGGTTCAGCACATGGTGATGGAAGCCATCCAAGAG CTCATGACCAAAGACACTCCTGACTCCCTGTTGCCAGAGACATATGGCAACTTTGATAACCAG TCACGCAGGTACTATTTTCTAAgtgaggaggcagaggaaggggaTGAACTTCAGCAGCGCTGTCTAGACCTGGAGCGGCAG CTTGTGCTCTTGTCAGAGGAGAAGCAGAGCCTGGTGCAGGAGAACACAGCACTGCGGGAACGGGTGGGCCAGCCTGAGGGTGAGGGTGCTGCTGGCCTCACTGCCAagaagctgctgctgctgcagtctCAGGTGGAACAGTTGCAGGAGGAGAACTTCAG GCTAGAGAGTGGCCGAGAGGATGAGCATCTGCACTGTGTGGAGCTGGAGCGGGAGGTCACAGAGCTGCAGCAGCAGAACCAGGCACTTACCAGCCTGGCCCAGGAGGCACAGGCCCTGAAGGATGAGATGGATGAGTTGCG GCAGTCCTCAGAGCGCGCTGGGCAGTTGGAGGCCACGCTGACCAGTTGCCAGCGCCGCTTGGGAGAGCTGAGGGAGCTACGGCGGCAGGTGCGGCAGCTAGAGGAGCGCAACGCCAGCCACGCAGAGCGTACACAGCAGCTGAAGAACGAACTGCGCAGGGCCGGGTCCCTGCGCGCCCAGCTAGAAGCACAGCGACTACAG GTGCAGGAACTACAGGGCCAGTGGCAAGAAGAGGCCATGAAGGCAGAGAAATGGTTATTTGAGTGTCGCAACCTGGAGGAAAAGTATGAGTTGGTGGCAAAGGAAAAGGAG CGGCTGTTGGCGGAACGGGACTCCCTGCGGGAGGCCAATGAAGAACTGCGCTGTGCCCAGCTGCAGCCACGGGGCTTGATCCAGACTG ACCCCTCACAGGCTCCCACCTCACCTGCTGTGGAGACCTTAGCAGCGGAGATCCTGCCAGCAGAACTCAG CAGGGATACTCTCTTGAGGCTGGAGTCGGAGAACAAGCGGCTGTGCCGGCAGGAAGCAGCCGACCGCGAGCGGCAGGAAGAGCTGCAGCGCCACCTAGAGGAGGCCAACCGCGCGCGCCATGTGCTGGAGACGCAACACCG GCTGAACCAGCAGCAGCTGTCGGAGCTGCGGGCCCAGGTGGAGGACCTGCAGAAAGCCCTGCAGGAGCAGGGGGGCAAGACAGAGGAC CCCACCCTGCTGAAGAGGAAGCTGGAGGAACACCT GCAGAAGCTACATGAGGCAGATGTGGAGCTGCAGAGGAAGCGTGAGTACATTGAAGAACTGGAGCCATCAACTGACAGCAGCA CCCAGCGGATTGAGCAGCTACAGCACAGCCTGCAGAAGAAGGAAGCTGACTTGAAGGCCATGGAGGAGAGGTACCGCCACTACGTGGACAGGGCACGCACG GTCATACAGACCATGGAACCCAAGCAGCAGCTACCCCAAGGAGCACCCCTGGAACTCCAATCCCTGAGGACACAGCTTCGAGAGCGAGACATTCAAATCCGACACCTGGAG ATGGACTTTGAGAAAAATCGAAGTCAGCGGGAACAGGAAGAAAAGCTGCTCATTAGTGCATGGTATAATATG GGCATGGCCTTGCAGCAGCAAGATGGTGAAGAGCGGGCACCTTCCCATGCCCAGTCATTCTTGGCACAGCAGCGGCTAGCCACCAATGCTCGCCGTGGACCCTTAGGACGCCTGGCATCTCCGAACCTTCGCTTCATTGACAAGCACTGA
- the HOOK2 gene encoding protein Hook homolog 2 isoform X7 produces MILHSLLEYSQDILVHPVSEEHLPDVSLIGEFSDPAELGKLLQLVLGCAISCEKKQEHIQRIMTLEESVQHMVMEAIQELMTKDTPDSLLPETYGNFDNQSRRYYFLSEEAEEGDELQQRCLDLERQLVLLSEEKQSLVQENTALRERVGQPEGEGAAGLTAKKLLLLQSQVEQLQEENFRLESGREDEHLHCVELEREVTELQQQNQALTSLAQEAQALKDEMDELRQSSERAGQLEATLTSCQRRLGELRELRRQVRQLEERNASHAERTQQLKNELRRAGSLRAQLEAQRLQVQELQGQWQEEAMKAEKWLFECRNLEEKYELVAKEKERLLAERDSLREANEELRCAQLQPRGLIQTDPSQAPTSPAVETLAAEILPAELSRDTLLRLESENKRLCRQEAADRERQEELQRHLEEANRARHVLETQHRLNQQQLSELRAQVEDLQKALQEQGGKTEDPTLLKRKLEEHLQKLHEADVELQRKREYIEELEPSTDSSTAQRIEQLQHSLQKKEADLKAMEERYRHYVDRARTVIQTMEPKQQLPQGAPLELQSLRTQLRERDIQIRHLEMDFEKNRSQREQEEKLLISAWYNMGMALQQQDGEERAPSHAQSFLAQQRLATNARRGPLGRLASPNLRFIDKH; encoded by the exons ATGATCTTACACAGCTTGCTGGAATACTCCCAAGAT ATCCTGGTGCATCCTGTGTCAGAAGAGCACCTCCCAGATGTAAGCCTCATTGGTGAATTCTCAGACCCTGCTGAGCTTGGCAAGCTGCTTCAGCTGGTGCTGGGCTGTGCCATCAGCTGCGAGAAAAAGCAGG AGCACATCCAGAGGATCATGACACTGGAGGAATCGGTTCAGCACATGGTGATGGAAGCCATCCAAGAG CTCATGACCAAAGACACTCCTGACTCCCTGTTGCCAGAGACATATGGCAACTTTGATAACCAG TCACGCAGGTACTATTTTCTAAgtgaggaggcagaggaaggggaTGAACTTCAGCAGCGCTGTCTAGACCTGGAGCGGCAG CTTGTGCTCTTGTCAGAGGAGAAGCAGAGCCTGGTGCAGGAGAACACAGCACTGCGGGAACGGGTGGGCCAGCCTGAGGGTGAGGGTGCTGCTGGCCTCACTGCCAagaagctgctgctgctgcagtctCAGGTGGAACAGTTGCAGGAGGAGAACTTCAG GCTAGAGAGTGGCCGAGAGGATGAGCATCTGCACTGTGTGGAGCTGGAGCGGGAGGTCACAGAGCTGCAGCAGCAGAACCAGGCACTTACCAGCCTGGCCCAGGAGGCACAGGCCCTGAAGGATGAGATGGATGAGTTGCG GCAGTCCTCAGAGCGCGCTGGGCAGTTGGAGGCCACGCTGACCAGTTGCCAGCGCCGCTTGGGAGAGCTGAGGGAGCTACGGCGGCAGGTGCGGCAGCTAGAGGAGCGCAACGCCAGCCACGCAGAGCGTACACAGCAGCTGAAGAACGAACTGCGCAGGGCCGGGTCCCTGCGCGCCCAGCTAGAAGCACAGCGACTACAG GTGCAGGAACTACAGGGCCAGTGGCAAGAAGAGGCCATGAAGGCAGAGAAATGGTTATTTGAGTGTCGCAACCTGGAGGAAAAGTATGAGTTGGTGGCAAAGGAAAAGGAG CGGCTGTTGGCGGAACGGGACTCCCTGCGGGAGGCCAATGAAGAACTGCGCTGTGCCCAGCTGCAGCCACGGGGCTTGATCCAGACTG ACCCCTCACAGGCTCCCACCTCACCTGCTGTGGAGACCTTAGCAGCGGAGATCCTGCCAGCAGAACTCAG CAGGGATACTCTCTTGAGGCTGGAGTCGGAGAACAAGCGGCTGTGCCGGCAGGAAGCAGCCGACCGCGAGCGGCAGGAAGAGCTGCAGCGCCACCTAGAGGAGGCCAACCGCGCGCGCCATGTGCTGGAGACGCAACACCG GCTGAACCAGCAGCAGCTGTCGGAGCTGCGGGCCCAGGTGGAGGACCTGCAGAAAGCCCTGCAGGAGCAGGGGGGCAAGACAGAGGAC CCCACCCTGCTGAAGAGGAAGCTGGAGGAACACCT GCAGAAGCTACATGAGGCAGATGTGGAGCTGCAGAGGAAGCGTGAGTACATTGAAGAACTGGAGCCATCAACTGACAGCAGCA CAGCCCAGCGGATTGAGCAGCTACAGCACAGCCTGCAGAAGAAGGAAGCTGACTTGAAGGCCATGGAGGAGAGGTACCGCCACTACGTGGACAGGGCACGCACG GTCATACAGACCATGGAACCCAAGCAGCAGCTACCCCAAGGAGCACCCCTGGAACTCCAATCCCTGAGGACACAGCTTCGAGAGCGAGACATTCAAATCCGACACCTGGAG ATGGACTTTGAGAAAAATCGAAGTCAGCGGGAACAGGAAGAAAAGCTGCTCATTAGTGCATGGTATAATATG GGCATGGCCTTGCAGCAGCAAGATGGTGAAGAGCGGGCACCTTCCCATGCCCAGTCATTCTTGGCACAGCAGCGGCTAGCCACCAATGCTCGCCGTGGACCCTTAGGACGCCTGGCATCTCCGAACCTTCGCTTCATTGACAAGCACTGA